In a genomic window of Styela clava chromosome 7, kaStyClav1.hap1.2, whole genome shotgun sequence:
- the LOC120327841 gene encoding serine/threonine-protein phosphatase 2A catalytic subunit beta isoform, with amino-acid sequence MEEQTTVSALPTSKDLEQWIEQLYDCKQLAESNVKTLCDKAKEILAKESNVQEVKCPVTVCGDVHGQFHDLMELFRIGGRSPDTNYLFMGDYVDRGYYSVETVTLLVALKVRFQHRITILRGNHESRQITQVYGFYDECLRKYGNANVWKYFTDLFDYLPLTALVDGQIFCLHGGLSPSIDTLDHIRALDRLQEVPHEGPMCDLLWSDPDDRSGWGISPRGAGYTFGQDISETFNHHNGLTLISRAHQLVMEGYNWSQDRNVVTIFSAPNYCYRCGNQAALMELDDALRYSFLQFDPAPRRGEPHVTRRTPDYFL; translated from the coding sequence atggaggaGCAGACTACAGTGTCAGCCCTGCCAACAAGTAAGGATTTGGAACAATGGATTGAACAACTGTACGACTGCAAGCAACTAGCGGAAAGCAACGTCAAAACGTTGTGCGACAAGGCCAAGGAGATTTTAGCAAAAGAATCAAATGTGCAAGAAGTGAAATGTCCGGTGACTGTCTGTGGAGACGTCCATGGACAATTCCATGATTTGATGGAATTGTTCCGTATCGGTGGTCGCTCGCCTGAtacaaattatttgttcatGGGTGACTACGTGGATAGAGGTTACTATTCTGTTGAAACTGTAACCTTGCTTGTCGCTTTGAAGGTCAGATTTCAGCATCGTATTACAATTTTACGTGGAAATCATGAATCTCGACAAATTACCCAAGTTTACGGATTTTATGACGAATGTTTAAGAAAATACGGAAATGCTAATGTCTGGAAATATTTCACTGATCTTTTCGATTACCTCCCGCTGACGGCGCTCGTCGACGGACAAATTTTCTGTCTCCATGGTGGACTGTCACCTTCTATTGATACGCTTGATCACATTCGTGCTTTGGACCGTCTTCAAGAAGTACCACACGAAGGACCGATGTGTGACCTTTTATGGTCTGACCCAGATGATCGAAGCGGTTGGGGTATTTCCCCTCGTGGTGCTGGATATACTTTTGGACAAGACATCTCGGAAACGTTTAACCATCACAATGGTCTCACTCTCATCTCTCGTGCTCACCAACTTGTCATGGAAGGTTATAACTGGAGTCAAGATCGCAACGTCGTAACCATTTTCAGCGCTCCTAACTACTGCTACAGATGTGGAAACCAGGCCGCTCTTATGGAATTAGACGACGCTCTACGCTACTCATTCTTACAATTTGATCCCGCTCCGAGACGTGGAGAACCCCATGTTACTAGACGCACTCCCGATTATTTCCTGTGA